Proteins encoded within one genomic window of Saccharopolyspora pogona:
- a CDS encoding thiopeptide-type bacteriocin biosynthesis protein codes for MAETRWTSMHIHYHEPLDRLINGAIRPLFADLTGGCLVEDHFFVRHWQAGPHLRLRLKPRAPQDAAKVAGLVDRHVRGFLETSPSRTVISEQEYLRIAQPLVAVERGQDTVEPLQPDNSMRTAHYEPELGRYGDTPEAMRAVERHFTESSELAADIVASDAPADRRSGQALTMMLVSAMVAANGANGLTGYFDTGQRGWGRQLLFGDVAASEQLFEAKFQRQRARLVRLVRKLVELVEAGATDEAGPEVARWTASTTALRQRLDGLQQQGLFAPRELLMGSTPDAGLRSVLLFCSHMHNNRLGISLPAESYLMYLLWRSISEITGGAN; via the coding sequence ATGGCTGAGACGCGCTGGACCAGCATGCACATCCACTACCACGAGCCGCTCGATCGGCTGATCAACGGCGCGATCCGCCCGCTGTTCGCCGACCTGACCGGCGGATGTCTCGTCGAGGACCACTTCTTCGTCAGGCACTGGCAGGCCGGCCCCCACCTGCGGCTGCGGCTGAAGCCGCGGGCACCCCAGGACGCGGCGAAGGTCGCCGGCCTGGTGGACCGCCACGTGCGCGGCTTCCTCGAAACCAGTCCTTCGCGGACGGTCATCAGCGAGCAGGAGTACCTCCGAATCGCGCAGCCGCTGGTCGCTGTGGAGCGCGGCCAGGACACCGTCGAGCCGCTGCAACCGGACAACTCGATGCGCACGGCGCACTACGAACCCGAGCTCGGACGCTACGGAGACACGCCCGAGGCCATGCGAGCGGTCGAGCGGCACTTCACGGAATCCAGCGAGCTGGCTGCTGACATCGTGGCGTCGGATGCGCCGGCTGATCGCCGGAGTGGTCAAGCCTTGACGATGATGTTGGTGTCGGCGATGGTCGCCGCCAACGGAGCCAACGGGTTGACCGGGTACTTCGATACCGGGCAGCGCGGTTGGGGACGCCAGCTCCTCTTCGGCGACGTGGCGGCCAGCGAGCAGCTGTTCGAGGCGAAGTTCCAACGGCAGCGGGCCCGCCTGGTACGGCTCGTCAGGAAACTTGTCGAGCTGGTCGAAGCCGGCGCGACCGATGAGGCTGGGCCCGAAGTGGCCCGGTGGACCGCTTCGACGACCGCGCTGCGCCAACGGCTCGACGGGCTGCAGCAGCAGGGCCTGTTCGCACCGCGGGAGCTGCTGATGGGCTCCACGCCGGATGCAGGCCTGCGCAGCGTGCTCCTCTTCTGCTCGCACATGCACAACAACCGCCTGGGCATCTCGTTGCCGGCGGAGTCCTATCTGATGTACCTGCTGTGGCGATCCATTTCCGAGATCACCGGGGGTGCGAACTGA
- a CDS encoding SagB family peptide dehydrogenase has translation MAIHFRDHRGCELNAERPTTFHSAEARARDREAGLDASSAAREYQELAESMPFPEEVDWDDAPSQFKLYRGHPRIPLGYENRTATAPADRVGLDRVGLDRVGQLLFDSYGVARYRWTAADALRRLIGTRGADPPGGAKLARNSLRPVPSGGSRFPAELYLVSAPDSGVAPGVHHYDAAHHALVAVREGDWTAELAAGLGLPGTRASLTVLVSAFFWKNAFKYGDLTYRLCGLDCGVLVGQLLEVVARYQLQARVSYQFVDDGLDRLLRLDPMRESVYAAITIGELEESDAVPSDSGTRLTDDVLVSRTGGSSVSEPDWSLDLLPLQARVHRASRLPDRTSLRAEGAKQPVTASGVLSRATLSLPRHRTDLLSGLSARRSSMGYFTPADMSLEALSALLAAAAQGYSNDLDQRQQSMQHTILFCAVNRVSGVDPGVYRYRPASADDEAGLELVRAGDIGDELQESLLIRLFNLTHANLCVYPVGDYGAGFEVYGDRWFRMQNMEGGIMTQRLYLAAAALGLRCHASLGYDVRRTNRLLGVDGTGLTSLIQVMIGSGRAPGDFYEAAWQ, from the coding sequence GTGGCGATCCATTTCCGAGATCACCGGGGGTGCGAACTGAACGCCGAGCGGCCAACGACGTTCCACAGTGCCGAAGCCCGCGCGAGAGATCGGGAAGCGGGACTCGACGCGAGCTCAGCGGCGCGCGAATACCAGGAACTCGCCGAGAGCATGCCGTTTCCTGAGGAAGTCGACTGGGACGACGCTCCCTCCCAGTTCAAGCTCTACCGCGGCCACCCCCGGATACCTCTCGGCTACGAGAACCGAACCGCCACCGCGCCTGCCGACCGGGTGGGCCTCGACCGGGTGGGCCTCGACCGGGTGGGCCAGCTCCTGTTCGACTCCTACGGCGTGGCCCGCTACCGGTGGACTGCCGCGGATGCGCTGCGAAGGCTGATCGGGACCAGGGGGGCCGACCCGCCCGGTGGCGCGAAGCTCGCCCGCAACTCGCTTCGCCCGGTCCCTTCCGGGGGGTCGCGGTTTCCCGCCGAACTGTACTTGGTCTCCGCTCCAGACAGCGGAGTCGCGCCAGGAGTCCACCACTACGACGCCGCGCACCACGCCCTGGTGGCGGTCCGCGAAGGCGACTGGACCGCGGAACTGGCTGCTGGTCTGGGCCTTCCCGGTACGAGGGCGAGCCTGACCGTTTTGGTGAGCGCCTTTTTCTGGAAGAACGCCTTCAAGTACGGTGACCTGACCTACCGCCTGTGCGGCCTGGACTGCGGCGTGCTCGTCGGGCAACTGCTCGAGGTGGTCGCGCGCTACCAACTCCAAGCGAGGGTCTCGTACCAGTTCGTGGACGACGGCCTGGACCGGTTGCTGCGGCTGGACCCGATGCGGGAGAGTGTCTACGCGGCGATCACGATTGGCGAGCTCGAGGAGTCGGATGCGGTACCGAGTGATTCGGGTACGCGGCTGACCGACGACGTGCTCGTATCGCGGACCGGGGGATCATCGGTGTCAGAGCCGGACTGGTCACTCGACCTGCTGCCGCTGCAGGCGCGGGTGCACCGGGCGTCCCGCTTGCCCGATCGGACTTCGCTGCGCGCGGAAGGGGCCAAGCAACCCGTCACCGCGTCCGGAGTTCTGAGCCGGGCGACGTTGAGCCTGCCCCGCCATCGGACTGATCTGCTGTCGGGCCTGTCGGCCCGCCGCTCGTCGATGGGCTACTTCACGCCCGCGGACATGAGCCTGGAGGCGCTGTCCGCGCTGCTCGCCGCCGCCGCGCAGGGTTACTCCAACGACCTGGACCAGCGTCAGCAGTCGATGCAGCACACGATTCTTTTCTGCGCGGTGAACCGCGTGTCCGGAGTGGACCCGGGCGTCTACCGCTACCGGCCCGCGTCGGCGGACGACGAAGCCGGGCTGGAACTGGTGCGCGCGGGCGACATCGGTGACGAGCTCCAGGAGTCGCTGCTGATCAGGCTCTTCAACCTCACTCACGCGAACCTCTGCGTGTATCCGGTGGGGGACTACGGCGCCGGGTTCGAGGTTTACGGCGACCGCTGGTTCCGGATGCAGAACATGGAAGGCGGCATCATGACGCAACGGCTCTACCTCGCCGCGGCGGCGCTGGGCCTGCGATGCCACGCCAGTCTCGGCTACGACGTGCGGCGGACCAACCGGCTGCTCGGTGTCGACGGTACCGGGCTGACCAGCCTGATCCAGGTGATGATCGGTTCCGGTCGAGCGCCCGGGGACTTCTACGAGGCGGCCTGGCAGTAG
- a CDS encoding FAD-dependent oxidoreductase → MSDTSFKVIVIGGGIGGLCLAQGLKRAGADVAVYERDRTRTDRLEGYRIHIDPDGAKALHSCLPTTTWDAFVASTVDLGAFRFLTEGLHELMVLESDSQVAPESGPTERSHAIDRVTLREVLLTDLDDVLHFNKKFERYERDPDGMITAHFADGTTATGHVLVGADGVNSQIRRQYLPQVERVDTDAFGIGLKLPLTEEVRDWLEPPLSTGRNMIMAPAPYFLSISVFDRTTDRDDLPSTPGDNAYVGTAFVVRRSACPANIHALNGTELKKFIERLISGWHPQLRRLVAESDPDSALLVPYKTSVPVKPWESTNITLLGDAVHSMSPVGGLGGNTALRDADLLCRNLVRVHRSGTLTVEAIRDYETTMLEYGFAAVRKALRYQKQGLQSNKLAVSLSRMSFRAINSMMQHRSKQAARRTGPLSKARSAG, encoded by the coding sequence ATGTCCGACACATCGTTCAAGGTCATCGTCATCGGCGGTGGTATCGGTGGGCTGTGCCTGGCGCAGGGGTTGAAACGAGCCGGTGCGGATGTAGCCGTCTACGAGCGCGACCGCACCAGGACCGACCGCCTGGAGGGCTATCGGATCCACATCGATCCGGACGGGGCGAAAGCGCTGCACTCCTGTCTCCCGACGACGACCTGGGACGCGTTCGTCGCCAGCACCGTCGACCTCGGCGCTTTCCGCTTCCTGACCGAGGGTCTGCACGAACTCATGGTTCTGGAGTCTGATTCGCAGGTGGCCCCGGAATCCGGCCCCACCGAACGTTCGCACGCCATCGACCGCGTCACACTGCGGGAGGTGCTGCTGACCGACCTCGACGACGTGCTGCACTTCAACAAGAAGTTCGAGCGGTACGAGCGCGATCCCGACGGCATGATCACCGCGCACTTCGCCGACGGCACCACGGCAACCGGCCACGTGCTCGTCGGTGCCGACGGCGTGAACTCCCAGATCCGCAGGCAGTACTTGCCACAGGTGGAGCGGGTCGACACCGACGCGTTCGGGATCGGCCTCAAGCTCCCGCTCACCGAAGAGGTGCGTGACTGGCTGGAACCGCCCCTGTCCACTGGGCGGAACATGATTATGGCGCCGGCGCCCTACTTCCTCTCCATCTCGGTGTTCGACCGGACCACCGACCGCGATGACCTTCCCTCGACTCCCGGTGACAACGCTTACGTCGGAACGGCTTTCGTCGTCCGCCGAAGTGCCTGCCCAGCGAACATCCACGCGCTCAATGGCACCGAGCTCAAGAAGTTCATCGAGCGGCTGATCTCCGGTTGGCATCCGCAGCTGCGCAGACTCGTCGCGGAGTCCGACCCGGACAGCGCGCTGCTCGTGCCCTACAAGACCTCGGTCCCGGTGAAGCCGTGGGAGAGCACCAACATCACGCTGCTCGGCGATGCCGTGCACAGCATGTCGCCCGTCGGCGGACTGGGCGGCAACACCGCACTGCGCGACGCGGATCTGCTGTGCCGCAATCTTGTCCGGGTGCACCGCAGCGGCACGCTGACGGTCGAAGCGATCCGCGACTACGAAACGACGATGCTCGAGTACGGCTTCGCCGCCGTCCGCAAAGCGTTGCGCTACCAGAAGCAGGGCTTGCAGAGCAACAAACTGGCGGTTTCCCTCTCGCGGATGTCCTTCCGCGCGATCAACAGCATGATGCAGCACCGAAGCAAACAGGCCGCTCGGCGCACCGGTCCGTTGTCGAAAGCACGTTCCGCAGGCTGA
- a CDS encoding IS4 family transposase, translating to MARLLLVDVGVVSPDQVSLGVLVAAVPRDAVEEAVAVCGVGALRADGKLPPHVVAYLTMALCLFTEDDYTEVATKVTGSLDRWGCWDAAWSAPTASAITQARKRLGRAVFPEIFERTCGPVAGESAPMAGLLATGRARGAWLRDWRLLAIDGFDVDMPDTDANAAEFGYAGSGVSRSAYPKARVVALSECGTHAFLAAEVDAYSVGEKTLAGRLYPRLHADELLTADRNFYSYQAWKLAAGTGAALLWRAPTQLALPVVRVLSDGTYLTILINPSIHHRARRERLLAAAQAGEDIDPDQAQWARVIEYDVPDRVGNGTGELIALLTTITDPTHAHADELADAYHQRWEQETGNDQLKTHLRGPGRVLRSRLPDLVHQEIWAWLIVHHAIAALITQAATAAELDPDRISFTQTLRLIRRTATGTADIPPSGLD from the coding sequence ATGGCACGGTTACTCCTCGTGGATGTGGGTGTGGTGTCGCCAGATCAGGTCTCGCTCGGTGTGCTGGTGGCGGCGGTGCCCCGGGATGCGGTCGAGGAAGCGGTCGCGGTGTGCGGGGTCGGGGCCCTACGTGCGGACGGGAAACTCCCACCGCATGTGGTGGCCTACCTGACGATGGCGTTGTGTTTGTTCACCGAGGATGACTACACCGAGGTCGCGACCAAGGTCACGGGGTCGCTGGACCGGTGGGGATGCTGGGACGCCGCCTGGAGTGCGCCCACCGCCAGCGCGATCACCCAGGCCCGGAAACGGCTGGGCCGTGCCGTGTTCCCCGAAATCTTCGAACGGACCTGCGGCCCGGTGGCCGGGGAATCCGCCCCCATGGCCGGGCTGCTGGCGACCGGCCGGGCCCGGGGAGCGTGGCTGCGTGACTGGCGGCTGCTGGCTATCGACGGGTTCGATGTGGACATGCCCGACACCGACGCCAACGCCGCCGAGTTCGGCTACGCCGGATCCGGTGTCAGCCGGTCGGCCTACCCCAAGGCGCGGGTGGTGGCGTTATCCGAGTGCGGCACCCACGCCTTCCTCGCCGCCGAAGTCGACGCCTACTCAGTCGGGGAGAAGACCCTGGCCGGCCGGCTCTACCCTCGGCTGCACGCGGATGAATTACTGACCGCGGATCGGAACTTCTACTCCTACCAGGCGTGGAAACTGGCTGCCGGCACCGGTGCCGCGCTGCTGTGGCGGGCCCCGACCCAACTGGCGTTGCCGGTGGTGCGGGTTCTGTCCGACGGCACGTACCTGACCATCCTGATCAACCCGAGCATCCACCACCGAGCCCGTCGGGAACGCCTGCTGGCGGCCGCCCAAGCCGGAGAGGACATCGATCCTGACCAGGCCCAGTGGGCCAGAGTGATCGAGTACGACGTACCCGACCGGGTCGGCAACGGCACCGGTGAGCTGATCGCGCTGCTGACCACGATCACCGACCCGACCCACGCCCACGCCGATGAACTGGCCGACGCATACCATCAGCGGTGGGAACAGGAAACCGGCAACGACCAGCTGAAAACCCACCTGCGGGGACCCGGCCGGGTACTGCGCTCCCGGCTACCGGATCTGGTGCACCAGGAGATATGGGCCTGGCTGATCGTGCACCACGCGATCGCCGCGCTGATCACCCAGGCCGCCACGGCCGCTGAACTGGACCCAGACCGGATCTCCTTCACCCAGACCCTGCGTCTGATCCGCCGCACCGCTACCGGGACGGCGGACATTCCCCCCTCAGGACTGGATTGA
- a CDS encoding ArsI/CadI family heavy metal resistance metalloenzyme, with amino-acid sequence MSRMQLALRVGDLERSIAFYSKLFGAEPAKRRPGYANFAIAEPPLKLILLEGEPGQDTVLDHLGVEVDSTEQVDNATERLTALGLFTEVEEDTTCCYARQDKVWVHGPGREPWEVYVVKADSQTFSAAPTESGAQCCASDKDTTAVNA; translated from the coding sequence ATGTCTCGCATGCAACTCGCCCTTCGAGTCGGCGACCTCGAAAGATCGATCGCGTTCTACTCGAAGCTCTTCGGCGCCGAACCGGCCAAGCGGCGGCCGGGCTATGCAAACTTCGCCATCGCCGAACCGCCGCTCAAGCTGATCCTGTTGGAGGGCGAGCCCGGCCAGGACACGGTGCTGGACCACCTCGGGGTCGAGGTCGACAGCACCGAGCAGGTCGACAACGCCACCGAACGGCTCACGGCACTCGGCTTGTTCACCGAAGTCGAGGAAGACACGACCTGTTGCTACGCCCGGCAGGACAAGGTGTGGGTGCACGGCCCCGGCCGCGAACCCTGGGAGGTCTACGTCGTCAAGGCCGACTCCCAAACCTTCAGTGCGGCCCCCACGGAGTCCGGGGCGCAGTGCTGCGCCAGTGACAAGGACACCACGGCGGTCAACGCCTGA
- the arsB gene encoding ACR3 family arsenite efflux transporter, translated as MSRAVDAPVVARLSTLDRLLPVWIGAALVVGLLAGRWIPGLGLALDAVQVDGISLPIALGLLVMMYPVLAKVRYDRLDTVTGDKRLMVSSLVLNWVVGPAVMFALAWVFLPDLPEYRTGLIIVGLARCIAMVIIWNDLACGDREAAAVLVALNSVFQVIAFAGLGWFYLSVLPGWLGLPTVGLEVSAWQIAKSVLIFLGIPLVAGYLTRKLGERAKGWDWYETRFLPKIGPVALYGLLFTIVILFALQGDQITSQPVDVVRIAVPLLAYFAIIWAGSFALGKVIGLSYERSVTLSFTAAGNNFELAIAVAIATFGVTSGQALAGVVGPLIEVPVLVALVYVSLAARRWFSATASVDTERARTTS; from the coding sequence ATGAGCCGGGCAGTGGACGCGCCGGTGGTGGCGCGGTTGTCGACGCTGGACCGGTTGCTGCCGGTGTGGATCGGTGCGGCGTTGGTGGTCGGTCTGCTGGCGGGGCGGTGGATTCCCGGTCTCGGTCTGGCACTGGACGCGGTGCAGGTCGACGGGATCTCGCTGCCGATCGCGCTGGGCCTACTAGTGATGATGTACCCGGTGCTAGCGAAGGTCCGCTACGACCGGTTGGACACCGTCACCGGCGACAAGCGGCTCATGGTGTCCTCGCTGGTGCTGAACTGGGTTGTGGGTCCGGCGGTGATGTTCGCGCTGGCCTGGGTGTTCCTGCCCGACCTGCCCGAGTACCGCACGGGCCTGATCATCGTCGGTCTGGCGCGCTGCATCGCGATGGTGATCATCTGGAACGACCTGGCGTGCGGGGACCGGGAGGCCGCCGCCGTGCTGGTGGCGTTGAACTCGGTGTTCCAGGTGATCGCGTTCGCAGGTCTCGGCTGGTTCTACCTGTCGGTGCTACCGGGCTGGCTCGGCCTGCCCACGGTCGGGCTGGAGGTCTCGGCTTGGCAGATCGCAAAGTCCGTCCTGATCTTCCTCGGCATCCCGCTGGTCGCCGGGTACCTGACGCGCAAGCTCGGTGAACGCGCCAAGGGCTGGGACTGGTATGAAACCCGGTTCTTGCCCAAGATCGGGCCGGTCGCCCTTTACGGGCTGCTGTTCACCATCGTGATCCTCTTCGCGCTGCAAGGCGACCAAATCACCAGCCAACCGGTCGACGTCGTCCGCATCGCCGTGCCGCTGCTGGCCTACTTCGCGATCATCTGGGCCGGATCGTTCGCGCTGGGCAAGGTCATCGGGCTGAGCTACGAGCGGTCCGTGACGCTGTCGTTCACCGCGGCGGGCAACAACTTCGAACTCGCCATCGCGGTCGCCATCGCCACCTTCGGCGTCACCAGCGGGCAAGCCTTGGCCGGGGTCGTCGGCCCCCTCATCGAGGTGCCCGTGCTGGTCGCCCTGGTCTACGTCTCGTTGGCCGCCCGCCGTTGGTTCAGCGCTACCGCCTCGGTCGACACCGAGCGCGCCCGCACCACCTCGTGA
- a CDS encoding ArsR/SmtB family transcription factor, whose amino-acid sequence MSKQDGQVDDAALCCSPVMREPLTAEQSAELARVFKAIGEPVRLRLLSLIASHAGGEACVCDLTGAFELSGPTISHHLKVLREAGVIEGERRGTWIYYRVRPETLWAVSSVLVPADAGAVTA is encoded by the coding sequence ATGTCGAAACAAGACGGGCAGGTCGACGATGCGGCCTTGTGCTGCTCGCCGGTAATGCGGGAGCCGTTGACCGCGGAGCAGTCGGCCGAGCTGGCCCGGGTGTTCAAGGCGATCGGCGAGCCGGTGCGACTGCGGCTGCTGTCGTTGATCGCCTCGCACGCTGGCGGGGAGGCGTGCGTGTGCGATCTGACCGGGGCGTTCGAGCTGTCCGGGCCGACGATCTCGCACCACCTCAAGGTGTTGCGCGAGGCCGGGGTGATCGAGGGCGAACGGCGCGGGACCTGGATCTACTACCGGGTGCGCCCCGAGACCCTGTGGGCCGTCTCGTCCGTGCTGGTGCCCGCTGACGCCGGGGCGGTCACCGCATGA
- a CDS encoding class I SAM-dependent methyltransferase: protein MQLHDIETKAGYDLWAGSYEQTPNPVVAVDAQHSIRLLAPASGERILDAGCGTGRNLAAMLTAGAAPVGVDFSAGMLEVARIRCPEVPVFEADLQGVLPFDDAAFDAVYCALLGEHLDHPGRATAEFHRVLRPGGRLVFSVFHPMMAVTGMSAQFEYDGRAYKLVAHPYAVDDYEGWLAESGFTAVQHHEFVGDDRMVAEVPWSSWLVGQPILLVLTAKKPAC, encoded by the coding sequence ATGCAGTTGCACGACATAGAGACGAAAGCCGGGTACGACTTGTGGGCTGGTTCCTACGAGCAGACGCCGAACCCGGTGGTCGCAGTGGACGCGCAGCACAGCATCCGGCTGCTGGCGCCGGCTTCCGGGGAGCGGATTCTGGATGCGGGGTGCGGCACCGGCCGCAACCTCGCCGCGATGCTCACCGCCGGGGCGGCGCCCGTGGGTGTCGATTTCTCCGCGGGCATGCTGGAGGTCGCTCGAATCCGTTGCCCGGAGGTTCCGGTCTTCGAAGCGGACCTACAGGGTGTGCTGCCTTTCGACGACGCCGCATTCGACGCGGTCTACTGCGCGCTGCTCGGCGAACACCTGGACCATCCCGGCCGGGCCACCGCCGAGTTCCACCGGGTGCTGCGCCCCGGCGGTCGGCTGGTGTTCTCCGTCTTCCACCCAATGATGGCGGTGACAGGGATGTCGGCGCAGTTCGAGTACGACGGCAGGGCCTACAAGCTGGTGGCCCACCCCTACGCCGTCGACGACTACGAGGGCTGGCTTGCGGAGTCGGGTTTCACCGCGGTGCAACACCACGAGTTCGTCGGCGATGACCGGATGGTCGCCGAGGTGCCGTGGTCGTCCTGGCTCGTGGGACAACCGATTCTGCTCGTGCTCACGGCGAAGAAACCCGCCTGTTGA
- a CDS encoding arsenate reductase ArsC produces the protein MSRTPEVLFVCVHNAGRSQMAAALLQHHAQGTVTVRSAGSAPAETINPAVLTVMAELGLDLSNEVPKKLSTDAVEAADVVITMGCGDACPVFPGKRYLDWQLTDPAGKNVDDVRTIRDDIDRRIRDLLAELIPTEGGGR, from the coding sequence GTGTCCCGCACACCCGAAGTCCTGTTCGTCTGCGTGCACAACGCCGGACGTTCCCAGATGGCCGCCGCCCTGCTTCAGCACCACGCCCAAGGCACGGTGACGGTGCGCTCGGCTGGATCTGCCCCGGCCGAGACCATCAACCCCGCCGTCCTGACCGTCATGGCCGAACTCGGTCTCGACCTGTCGAACGAGGTCCCCAAAAAACTGTCCACCGACGCCGTCGAAGCCGCCGACGTGGTGATCACGATGGGCTGCGGCGACGCCTGCCCCGTCTTCCCCGGCAAGCGCTACCTCGACTGGCAACTCACCGACCCCGCAGGAAAGAACGTCGACGACGTCCGCACGATCCGCGACGACATCGACCGCCGCATCCGCGACCTACTGGCCGAGCTGATCCCAACGGAGGGCGGTGGCCGGTGA